A stretch of DNA from Mycolicibacterium celeriflavum:
GGCGCGCCGCGATTTGGGGGTACAGCTGGCTGCCCGCCGCATGCGCTTCGGCCGAGATGTCCAGTTGTTCGCGCCACAGGTCGGGCGCCGCGTCGACCTGGATCATCCCGAACGAGATGGGCCGGTCGATCTCCGCGGCGAGGCGCTTCATCCATTCCAATTCTTTCTTCGGCGCGATGATGTCCTCGCCCGCGACGCCCTGCGGCGCCAACTCGAAAACCGCCCGCCCGCCCGCGGCCATCGCGCGGCCGAGTCCGAACAGTTCGTCCTCGGCGGCGAAGGTTCCCGGCACCGGCTCACCGTCGATGGCGCGGTGGCCCAGGGTGCGCGACGTCGAGAACCCCATGGCGCCAGCCTCGATCCCTTCCTGCACCAGGCGGGCCATGGCGGCGATGTCCTCGGGTGTGGCGGGCTCGTTGCGGGCGCCGCGCTCACCCATCGCGTACGCCCGAACCGAGCCGTGGGCGATCTGACTGCCGACGTCGATCGCGAATTCCTGCTTGCCGACGACGTCGAGGTACTCGGGGTAGCTCTCCCATCCCCACGAAATGCCCTCGGTGAGCGCGGCGCCGGGAATGTCCTCGACGCCCTCCATCAAGCCGATCAGCCATTCCTCCTGGCCCGGCCGCACCGGGGCGAACCCGACACCGCAGTTGCCGGTGACGACGGTGGTGACCCCGTGGCTGCTGGAGGGTTCGAGCGTGCTGTCCCAGCTGACCTGACCGTCGTAGTGGGTGTGGATGTCGACGAAGCCGGGCGCGACGATCTTCCCGGTCGCGTCGATGATCTCGGCGGCCTCACCGTCCAGCGGCGGATCACCAGGGCCGCGGCGACGGAGCTCGACGATCTTGCCGTCCTTGACCGCGACATCGGCGTCGAAGCGATCGCCGCCCGTGCCGTCAACGACGGTTCCTCCGGTGATCTTGAGGTCGAACACGATTGCTCCTCCAAATGCGAGTGCGGGCCGTTAGGATTCGCACTGTAACACCGTTACAGAGTGGCGGCGCCGAGTTCGGAGGGACATTTTGTGACGCACACGCAGAGCGTTCGGCGCGAGGATGCGATCGGCATGCCGCCGGCGCGGCCGACCCTGGTGCCCGCCGAGCGGTACTACTCGCCGGCGTTCGCGCAACTCGAGGCGGAGCGGATGTGGCCGCGG
This window harbors:
- a CDS encoding N-acyl-D-amino-acid deacylase family protein, with the translated sequence MFDLKITGGTVVDGTGGDRFDADVAVKDGKIVELRRRGPGDPPLDGEAAEIIDATGKIVAPGFVDIHTHYDGQVSWDSTLEPSSSHGVTTVVTGNCGVGFAPVRPGQEEWLIGLMEGVEDIPGAALTEGISWGWESYPEYLDVVGKQEFAIDVGSQIAHGSVRAYAMGERGARNEPATPEDIAAMARLVQEGIEAGAMGFSTSRTLGHRAIDGEPVPGTFAAEDELFGLGRAMAAGGRAVFELAPQGVAGEDIIAPKKELEWMKRLAAEIDRPISFGMIQVDAAPDLWREQLDISAEAHAAGSQLYPQIAARPFGMLFGFPGHHAFTHRPTFRRLKAECSREELAQRLADPAVKAAILSEDDLPPDPNMLFDNMFALVQYSLGRIYALGDPPDYEPTVERTVEKIASDRGEDPLSTLYDLMLEDNATAMLMLPFYNYFYGNHDAIREMLLHPAGVVGLSDGGAHCGMICDASYPTFLLTHWARDRHRGQKLPLEYVVRKQSHDTAHLFGLTDRGVIQTGKKADINVIDLEALTLHPAKMAYDLPAGGQRLVQGASGYSATIVSGVVTRRDNVDTGARPGRLVRGAR